In one Bradyrhizobium cosmicum genomic region, the following are encoded:
- a CDS encoding carboxymuconolactone decarboxylase family protein, whose amino-acid sequence MRLPILDPKDLSAEQKPLYDDMRAGITDHFKGFVNMRDDGALLGPWNPWIREPRFGKPVWELVKAIASNPLLPAPVREVAILVTGSHFRSGYELYAHVLVAEQRGLSDEKLATIVAGQRPVDLTRQEAIAYDMASALVSGGVLPELTYRAAVKEFGEHGAAELSYLVGVYCMVSVTLNTFDVPVPE is encoded by the coding sequence GTGCGCCTTCCCATTCTCGATCCGAAAGATCTGAGCGCCGAACAGAAGCCGCTCTATGACGACATGCGAGCCGGCATCACGGACCACTTCAAGGGCTTCGTGAACATGCGCGACGACGGCGCGCTGCTCGGGCCCTGGAATCCCTGGATCCGCGAGCCCCGTTTCGGCAAGCCGGTGTGGGAGCTGGTCAAGGCGATCGCATCGAACCCGCTGCTGCCCGCGCCTGTGCGCGAGGTCGCGATTCTCGTCACCGGCTCGCATTTCCGCTCGGGCTACGAGCTCTACGCCCATGTGCTGGTCGCCGAGCAACGGGGCCTCTCCGACGAAAAACTCGCGACCATCGTCGCCGGGCAGCGGCCGGTGGATCTCACCAGACAGGAGGCGATCGCTTATGACATGGCGTCAGCGCTGGTGAGCGGCGGCGTGCTGCCTGAGTTGACTTATCGCGCGGCGGTGAAGGAGTTCGGCGAGCACGGCGCGGCCGAGCTGTCCTATCTCGTCGGGGTCTACTGCATGGTCTCGGTCACGCTCAACACCTTTGACGTACCGGTTCCGGAGTAG
- a CDS encoding alpha/beta hydrolase, translating to MPLDPLAKRLLTMMAAAAPQPRSRPSVEARRQSLAKLMQFARADAGDVTASDGMLPGPGGELTYRLYSPASAGERAPGFVFFHGGGLVAGSIATHDRIAAALAHVTGCRLVSVDYRLAPEHKFPAAADDAIAATEWVARQAPSLGIDAGRLVVGGDSAGATLAAIVCQEAAQSAGLSIVAQCLICPVLDFEETSPSREAFAEGHLIDRATIEADLADYLPEGIDAADPRISPLRATRLAGLPTAIIHTAEFDPMRDEGNAYARKLLAAGVAVEHVCHDGMVHNFHAMGAILPQAQLVLSQIGEQVRRAVEK from the coding sequence ATGCCGCTCGATCCGCTCGCAAAGCGTTTGTTGACCATGATGGCTGCGGCTGCACCGCAGCCACGGAGTCGGCCGAGTGTGGAGGCGCGTCGGCAATCGCTCGCGAAGCTGATGCAGTTTGCGCGCGCTGATGCGGGAGATGTAACGGCGTCCGACGGCATGCTGCCCGGCCCCGGCGGCGAGCTGACTTATCGGCTCTATTCACCCGCGTCTGCCGGCGAGCGTGCACCGGGCTTTGTGTTCTTTCATGGCGGCGGTCTCGTTGCCGGCAGCATCGCCACGCACGACCGCATTGCCGCGGCGCTGGCGCATGTGACCGGCTGCCGCCTCGTCTCGGTCGACTACCGGCTCGCGCCCGAGCACAAATTTCCGGCCGCCGCCGACGACGCGATCGCTGCCACCGAATGGGTGGCGCGGCAAGCCCCGTCGCTCGGCATCGATGCCGGGCGTCTGGTGGTCGGCGGCGATTCCGCCGGCGCCACGCTCGCCGCGATCGTGTGCCAGGAGGCGGCGCAGAGCGCCGGCCTCTCCATCGTCGCGCAATGCCTGATCTGCCCGGTGCTGGATTTCGAGGAGACCTCGCCGTCGCGCGAGGCCTTTGCCGAGGGCCATCTGATCGATCGCGCCACGATCGAGGCGGATCTCGCCGACTATCTGCCTGAAGGCATCGATGCCGCCGATCCCCGCATCTCGCCCTTGCGGGCGACGCGGCTTGCCGGCCTGCCCACCGCGATCATCCACACCGCCGAATTCGATCCGATGCGCGACGAGGGCAATGCCTATGCCCGCAAGCTGCTCGCCGCGGGCGTCGCGGTCGAGCATGTCTGCCATGACGGCATGGTCCACAACTTCCACGCCATGGGCGCGATCCTGCCGCAGGCGCAGCTCGTGCTGTCGCAGATCGGCGAACAGGTGCGGCGGGCGGTAGAGAAGTAA
- a CDS encoding branched-chain amino acid aminotransferase, whose amino-acid sequence MANIAKPIDYSPSWTFFEGKWHDGNVPIMGPRTHAAWLGSVVFDGARAFEGVAPDLDRHVARANQSAINFGLKPVVVAGTWLALANEGIARFAANAELYVRPMYWAQNGSGGGVLFDPETTNWCLCIYEAPMPKPVGNAITLSPFRRPTAECAPVEAKAACLYPNNSRALSEAASRGFQNALMLDMLGNVAEFGNSNVFMAKDGVVFTPAPNGTFLNGITRQRVINLLRGDGVTVVETTLRYADFLAADEIFSTGNFAKVAPVIRIDERELKPGPFYTKARKLYWEFAHAVKLAA is encoded by the coding sequence GTGGCCAACATCGCAAAACCCATCGACTATTCGCCGAGCTGGACTTTCTTCGAGGGCAAGTGGCACGACGGCAACGTCCCGATCATGGGGCCGCGCACGCATGCGGCCTGGCTCGGCTCCGTCGTGTTCGACGGTGCGCGCGCGTTCGAAGGCGTTGCGCCCGATCTCGACCGTCACGTCGCCCGCGCCAATCAATCCGCGATCAACTTCGGCCTGAAGCCGGTGGTCGTTGCCGGCACCTGGCTCGCGCTCGCAAACGAAGGCATCGCGCGTTTCGCGGCGAATGCCGAGCTCTATGTCCGTCCGATGTACTGGGCGCAGAACGGCTCGGGCGGCGGCGTGCTGTTCGACCCCGAGACCACCAATTGGTGCCTGTGCATCTACGAGGCGCCGATGCCGAAGCCCGTCGGCAACGCGATTACGCTGTCGCCGTTCCGCAGGCCCACCGCCGAATGCGCGCCGGTCGAGGCCAAGGCGGCCTGCCTCTATCCGAACAATTCCCGTGCGCTTTCGGAGGCAGCTTCCCGCGGCTTCCAGAATGCGCTGATGCTCGACATGCTCGGCAACGTCGCAGAGTTCGGCAATTCAAACGTCTTCATGGCCAAGGACGGCGTGGTCTTCACGCCGGCGCCGAACGGCACCTTCCTCAACGGAATCACGCGCCAGCGCGTCATCAATCTGCTGCGCGGCGATGGCGTCACCGTGGTCGAGACAACGCTGCGCTATGCCGACTTCCTCGCCGCCGACGAGATCTTCTCGACCGGCAATTTTGCCAAGGTCGCGCCGGTAATCCGCATCGACGAGCGCGAGCTGAAACCGGGTCCGTTCTACACCAAAGCGCGCAAGCTTTATTGGGAGTTTGCGCATGCGGTGAAACTGGCGGCCTGA
- a CDS encoding class I SAM-dependent methyltransferase has translation MPNRSSHWDNVYATKSEAEVSWFQDSPTISIEMIRTANPDHGAAIIDIGGGTSRLVDSLLQAGYRNVAVLDLSANAFDAARKRIGPTASLVDWIVADATTWRPARTYDVWHDRAAFHFLIDPRDRAAYVDRLQSAVAPGGQVIIATFAPDGPEKCSGLPVQRHDSASLAAELGPEFEPVETRSETHRTPWDSTQAFQFSRFRRRG, from the coding sequence ATGCCCAACCGCAGCTCACATTGGGACAATGTCTACGCCACCAAGAGCGAGGCCGAGGTCAGCTGGTTTCAGGACAGCCCGACGATCTCGATCGAGATGATCCGCACTGCAAATCCGGATCATGGCGCGGCCATCATCGATATCGGTGGCGGTACATCCCGGCTGGTCGATTCGCTCCTGCAAGCCGGATATCGCAATGTCGCCGTGCTGGATCTTTCAGCCAACGCGTTTGATGCAGCGAGGAAACGCATCGGTCCGACCGCTTCACTGGTCGACTGGATCGTTGCCGACGCTACGACATGGCGGCCCGCCAGGACCTACGATGTCTGGCACGACCGCGCGGCGTTTCATTTCCTGATCGATCCGCGCGACAGAGCAGCTTACGTCGACCGCCTGCAGTCGGCCGTTGCACCCGGCGGCCAGGTCATCATCGCGACGTTCGCGCCCGACGGCCCGGAGAAATGCAGCGGACTGCCGGTGCAGCGACATGACAGCGCGAGCCTCGCGGCAGAACTCGGACCGGAGTTCGAGCCCGTCGAAACGCGGAGCGAGACACATCGCACGCCGTGGGATTCGACGCAGGCGTTTCAGTTCAGCCGGTTTCGCAGACGAGGCTAG
- the phaR gene encoding polyhydroxyalkanoate synthesis repressor PhaR, whose product MAKSDQPTTIKKYANRRLYNTGTSTYVTLEDLASMVKDGEDFLVYDAKTGDDITRSVLAQIIFEQENKAGQNLLPTTFLRQLIRFYGDSMQMVVPKYLEQAIASLTQEQEKFRKQIATSLSGTPFAPLEEQVRRNMELFQQTFSMFKPFVPTAGRPVTATTEAEPDASAEPAKDTNIDDLRQQMKDMQERLEKMSKKEE is encoded by the coding sequence ATGGCGAAATCAGACCAACCCACCACGATCAAGAAATACGCGAACCGCCGGCTCTATAACACCGGAACGAGCACCTACGTAACGCTGGAAGACCTCGCCTCCATGGTCAAGGACGGCGAAGATTTCCTGGTCTACGACGCCAAGACCGGCGACGACATCACCCGCTCCGTGCTCGCCCAGATCATCTTCGAGCAGGAGAACAAGGCCGGCCAGAACCTGCTGCCAACCACTTTCCTGCGCCAGCTGATCCGCTTCTACGGCGACAGCATGCAGATGGTGGTGCCGAAATATCTGGAGCAAGCCATCGCGTCGCTGACCCAGGAGCAGGAGAAGTTCCGCAAGCAGATCGCCACCTCACTTTCCGGAACCCCGTTCGCACCGCTGGAAGAACAGGTCCGCCGCAACATGGAGCTGTTCCAGCAGACGTTCTCGATGTTCAAGCCGTTTGTCCCCACTGCGGGCCGTCCGGTGACGGCGACCACGGAGGCCGAGCCCGATGCGAGCGCAGAGCCGGCCAAGGACACCAACATCGACGATCTGCGCCAGCAGATGAAGGACATGCAGGAACGCCTCGAGAAGATGTCGAAGAAGGAAGAGTAA
- a CDS encoding acetyl-CoA C-acetyltransferase, with protein MSDDVVIVSAARTPVGSFNGAFATLPAHDLGAIAIKAALERGGIEPGRVSEVIMGQILTAAQGQNPARQASIGAGIPVESPAWGVNQLCGSGLRTVALGYQALLNGDSEIVVAGGQESMSMAPHAQYLRGGVKMGPVEFVDTMIKDGLWDAFNGYHMGNTAENVARQWQITRAQQDEFAVASQQKAEAAQKAGKFSDEIVPVTIKTRKGDIVVSADEYPRHGATLEAMAKLKPAFEKEGTVTAGSASGINDGAAAVVLMTAKQAAKEGKKPLARIVSWAQAGVDPKIMGSGPIPASRAALKKAGWSVGDLDLIEANEAFAAQACAVNKDLGWDTAKVNVNGGAIAIGHPVGASGARVLVTLLHEMQKRDSKKGLATLCIGGGMGIAMCLARD; from the coding sequence ATGTCAGACGATGTCGTCATCGTCAGCGCCGCCCGCACCCCGGTCGGAAGCTTCAACGGAGCGTTCGCGACCCTTCCCGCCCACGATCTCGGCGCCATCGCCATCAAGGCCGCGCTCGAGCGCGGCGGCATCGAGCCCGGCCGGGTCTCGGAAGTCATCATGGGCCAGATTCTGACCGCTGCTCAGGGCCAGAACCCGGCCCGCCAGGCCTCGATCGGCGCCGGTATTCCGGTGGAGAGCCCGGCCTGGGGCGTCAACCAGCTTTGCGGCTCGGGCCTGCGTACGGTCGCGCTCGGCTATCAGGCGCTGCTCAACGGCGATTCCGAAATCGTCGTCGCCGGCGGCCAGGAATCCATGAGCATGGCTCCGCACGCCCAGTATCTGCGTGGCGGCGTCAAGATGGGCCCGGTCGAGTTCGTCGACACCATGATCAAGGACGGATTGTGGGATGCCTTCAACGGCTACCACATGGGCAACACCGCCGAGAACGTCGCCCGGCAGTGGCAGATTACCCGCGCTCAGCAGGACGAGTTCGCGGTCGCCTCGCAGCAGAAGGCCGAGGCCGCGCAGAAGGCCGGCAAGTTCAGCGACGAGATCGTCCCCGTCACCATCAAGACCCGCAAGGGCGACATCGTCGTCAGCGCCGACGAATATCCCCGCCATGGCGCAACGCTCGAGGCGATGGCGAAGCTGAAGCCCGCCTTCGAAAAGGAAGGCACGGTCACCGCGGGTTCGGCCTCCGGCATCAATGACGGCGCCGCCGCCGTGGTGCTGATGACGGCGAAGCAGGCCGCCAAGGAAGGCAAGAAGCCGCTCGCGCGCATCGTGTCGTGGGCGCAGGCTGGCGTCGATCCGAAGATCATGGGCTCGGGCCCGATCCCGGCCTCGCGCGCCGCGCTGAAGAAGGCCGGCTGGAGCGTCGGCGATCTCGACCTGATCGAGGCCAACGAGGCCTTCGCGGCGCAGGCCTGCGCCGTCAACAAGGACCTCGGCTGGGATACCGCCAAGGTCAACGTCAACGGCGGCGCGATCGCAATCGGCCATCCGGTCGGTGCGTCCGGCGCGCGCGTGCTGGTGACGCTGCTGCACGAGATGCAGAAGCGCGATTCCAAGAAGGGCCTCGCCACGCTGTGCATCGGCGGCGGCATGGGTATCGCGATGTGTCTGGCGCGTGACTGA
- the phbB gene encoding acetoacetyl-CoA reductase: MARVALVTGGTRGIGAAISKALKASGYKVAASYAGNDAAAEKFKAETGIAAYKWDVSNFEACAEGVKKVEAEVGPIDVLVNNAGITKDGAFHKMSLEQWNAVIGTNLGSLFNMSRQVIEGMRGRKFGRIINISSINGQKGQFGQVNYSAAKAGEIGFTKALALENAKAGVTVNAICPGYINTEMVQAVPKDVLEKAILPLIPIGRLGEPEEIARAVVFLAADEAGAITGSTLTVNGGQYMV, encoded by the coding sequence ATGGCACGTGTTGCGTTGGTGACGGGTGGTACGCGGGGCATCGGAGCTGCGATCAGCAAGGCGCTGAAGGCGTCCGGCTACAAGGTCGCGGCGAGCTATGCGGGCAACGATGCGGCGGCGGAGAAGTTCAAGGCCGAGACCGGCATCGCCGCCTACAAATGGGACGTCAGCAATTTCGAGGCCTGCGCCGAGGGCGTGAAGAAGGTCGAGGCCGAGGTCGGTCCCATCGACGTGCTCGTCAACAATGCCGGCATCACCAAGGACGGCGCCTTCCACAAGATGAGCCTCGAGCAATGGAACGCCGTGATCGGCACCAATCTCGGCTCGCTGTTCAACATGTCGCGCCAGGTCATCGAAGGCATGCGCGGACGCAAGTTCGGCCGCATCATCAACATCTCCTCGATCAACGGACAGAAGGGCCAGTTCGGCCAGGTGAACTATTCCGCGGCCAAGGCCGGCGAGATCGGCTTCACCAAGGCGCTGGCGCTGGAGAACGCCAAGGCCGGCGTCACCGTGAACGCGATCTGCCCAGGCTATATCAACACCGAGATGGTGCAGGCGGTGCCGAAGGACGTGCTGGAAAAGGCCATCCTGCCGCTGATCCCGATCGGCCGTCTCGGCGAGCCCGAGGAAATCGCGCGCGCGGTCGTGTTCCTCGCCGCCGACGAGGCCGGCGCCATCACCGGCTCGACGCTGACCGTCAATGGCGGCCAGTACATGGTGTGA
- a CDS encoding DMT family transporter yields MTPRTATLIGLTAILMWSLLSVMTVATGKIPAFQLAAMTFAIGGLVGLLTWIGRGEAAKSLRQPFAVWAVGVGGLFGYHALYFLALRFAPPAEAGLLNYLWPLLIVLFSSFLPGERLAAHHVIGAVLGLVGTVLLFAGNTSGFAPGAVPGLIAAFIAAFVWAIYSVLSRRLKAVPTDAVAGFCLATAVLAALMHGLLETTVWPGTTLQWLSVIALGIGPVGAAFYAWDIGMKRGDIRVLGAASYATPLLSTSFLIAAGFAKASANIAIAAVLIAGGGLIAAKDMVLRKR; encoded by the coding sequence ATGACTCCCCGCACCGCGACGCTGATCGGATTGACCGCGATCCTGATGTGGTCGCTGCTGTCCGTGATGACGGTGGCGACCGGAAAGATCCCGGCGTTCCAGCTCGCCGCCATGACCTTCGCGATCGGCGGTCTCGTCGGCCTCCTCACCTGGATCGGTCGCGGCGAGGCGGCGAAGAGCCTGCGTCAGCCATTCGCGGTATGGGCGGTCGGTGTCGGCGGCCTGTTCGGCTATCACGCGCTGTATTTCCTCGCGCTGCGTTTCGCGCCGCCGGCTGAAGCCGGGCTGCTCAACTATCTCTGGCCGCTCTTGATCGTGCTGTTCTCGTCGTTCCTGCCGGGCGAGCGGCTTGCCGCGCATCACGTCATCGGCGCCGTGCTCGGCCTCGTCGGCACCGTGCTGCTGTTCGCCGGGAACACCAGCGGCTTCGCGCCGGGAGCAGTGCCGGGATTGATTGCGGCCTTCATCGCCGCCTTCGTCTGGGCGATTTATTCAGTGCTGTCGCGCCGGCTCAAGGCGGTGCCGACCGATGCAGTCGCGGGCTTCTGCCTCGCCACCGCTGTGCTCGCCGCTCTGATGCATGGTTTGCTCGAAACCACGGTCTGGCCAGGGACGACGCTGCAATGGCTTTCCGTCATCGCGCTCGGCATCGGACCCGTCGGTGCCGCCTTCTACGCCTGGGACATCGGCATGAAACGGGGGGATATCCGCGTGCTCGGCGCCGCCTCCTATGCAACGCCGCTGCTCTCGACAAGCTTCCTCATCGCCGCCGGTTTTGCCAAGGCCAGCGCCAACATCGCCATCGCCGCGGTGCTGATTGCGGGCGGTGGCCTGATCGCCGCGAAGGATATGGTGCTGCGGAAACGATGA
- a CDS encoding cupin domain-containing protein — MPTAAEIIARLELRPHPEGGHYRETFRDQTSDTNGRSRSTLIYFLLARGERSHWHRIDAVETWHYYAGSPLTLRIAHEGCSQHEVRLGTDLLGGERPQGIVPANAWQMAETTGEWTLVGCTVAPAFEFAKFELAPKGWEP, encoded by the coding sequence ATGCCGACCGCAGCCGAGATCATCGCACGCCTCGAACTCCGCCCGCATCCCGAAGGCGGACATTACCGCGAGACGTTTCGCGACCAGACCAGCGACACCAACGGCCGGTCGCGCTCGACTCTCATTTACTTCCTGCTCGCACGCGGCGAGCGTTCGCACTGGCACCGGATCGATGCGGTCGAGACCTGGCACTATTATGCGGGCAGCCCGCTGACCCTGCGCATCGCGCATGAGGGCTGCTCCCAGCACGAGGTGCGGCTCGGCACCGACCTGCTCGGTGGCGAGCGGCCGCAGGGAATCGTCCCGGCGAATGCGTGGCAGATGGCGGAGACGACGGGCGAGTGGACGCTGGTCGGCTGTACCGTGGCACCGGCGTTCGAATTCGCGAAGTTCGAGCTCGCTCCAAAGGGCTGGGAGCCGTAG
- the gloB gene encoding hydroxyacylglutathione hydrolase: MAAEIRTFTCLNDNFGYLIHDVETKATASIDAPEAGPILKALEREGWQLTDILITHHHGDHVGGVAELKQKYNCRVVAPHDKTTKIANVDLRVANADVVKIGNLLARVVETPGHTLDHISYVFDNEKTLFAADTLFSIGCGRVFEGDYPMMWDSLLKLRALPDDFKLYCGHEYTASNVKFALTVDPDNAALQARAAEVTKLRAENKPTIPSLLGDEKRANVFLRADAPEVAARLHMKGADAAAVFGELRERKNKS; this comes from the coding sequence ATGGCCGCCGAAATTCGTACTTTCACGTGTTTAAACGACAATTTCGGTTATCTGATCCACGATGTGGAAACCAAGGCGACGGCGTCGATCGACGCGCCCGAGGCCGGCCCCATCCTGAAGGCGCTGGAGCGCGAGGGCTGGCAGCTCACCGACATCCTGATCACCCATCATCACGGCGATCATGTCGGGGGCGTCGCCGAGCTCAAGCAGAAATACAATTGCCGCGTCGTCGCGCCGCATGACAAGACGACGAAGATCGCCAACGTCGATCTGCGCGTCGCCAATGCTGACGTGGTCAAGATCGGCAATCTGCTCGCGCGCGTCGTCGAGACGCCCGGCCACACGCTCGACCACATCTCCTACGTGTTCGACAACGAGAAGACGCTGTTCGCCGCCGACACGCTGTTCTCGATCGGCTGCGGCCGCGTGTTCGAAGGCGACTACCCGATGATGTGGGACTCGCTGTTGAAGCTGCGGGCGCTGCCCGACGACTTCAAGCTCTATTGCGGCCACGAATACACGGCGTCGAACGTCAAGTTCGCGCTTACGGTCGATCCGGACAATGCGGCGCTGCAGGCGCGCGCGGCGGAGGTGACGAAGCTGCGGGCCGAGAACAAGCCGACGATTCCCTCACTGCTTGGTGACGAGAAGCGAGCAAACGTGTTCCTGCGGGCTGATGCGCCCGAGGTCGCAGCCAGGCTACACATGAAGGGCGCGGATGCCGCAGCGGTGTTCGGCGAGCTGCGCGAGCGCAAAAACAAATCCTGA
- a CDS encoding methyltransferase domain-containing protein, which produces MTIDVVDLREFYSRRLGIVARQMINRGIRERWPNAEGQRVLGVGYPTPYLGLFREDAERCIAFMPAAQGVLKWPTGRPALASLVDEFSLPLPDAAVDRILLVHALEMSDDPAALLREVWRVLSPSGRVIAVIPNRRGVWTRSDNTPFGHGRPYSRSQITDLLRQTWFTPTSWGEALFMPPYAGGWVLKSAQMWERAGAALSLPFAGVHIVEASKQVYRAIPAKRERARLIPALTKPVLVPSSTTVGRN; this is translated from the coding sequence ATGACCATCGACGTCGTCGACCTCCGCGAGTTCTATTCCCGCCGCCTCGGGATCGTGGCGCGGCAAATGATCAATCGCGGCATCAGAGAACGCTGGCCGAACGCCGAGGGCCAGCGCGTGCTCGGCGTCGGCTATCCGACGCCCTATCTCGGGTTGTTCCGCGAAGATGCGGAGCGCTGCATCGCCTTCATGCCGGCGGCCCAGGGCGTTCTGAAATGGCCGACGGGACGGCCGGCGCTGGCCTCGCTGGTCGATGAATTCTCGCTGCCGCTTCCCGACGCCGCGGTCGACCGCATCCTGCTGGTCCATGCGCTGGAGATGTCGGACGATCCGGCCGCACTCTTGCGCGAGGTGTGGCGCGTGCTGTCGCCGTCCGGCCGCGTCATCGCGGTGATCCCGAACCGGCGCGGCGTGTGGACCCGCAGCGACAACACGCCGTTCGGTCACGGCCGGCCCTATTCCCGCTCGCAGATCACGGACCTGTTGCGCCAGACCTGGTTCACCCCGACCTCATGGGGCGAGGCGCTGTTCATGCCGCCCTATGCCGGCGGATGGGTGCTGAAATCGGCGCAGATGTGGGAGCGCGCCGGCGCGGCGCTGTCACTGCCCTTTGCGGGCGTACATATCGTCGAGGCTTCCAAGCAGGTCTATCGCGCGATCCCCGCCAAGCGCGAGCGGGCGCGGTTGATTCCCGCGCTGACCAAGCCGGTGCTGGTGCCGTCCTCGACGACGGTCGGGCGCAACTGA
- a CDS encoding DUF4167 domain-containing protein: MRNGQNKQRMRNRNNNNNNNNNNRRGQNPMTRVYESNGPDIKIRGTASHIAEKYLQLARDARSSGDPVAAENYYQHAEHYFRLIATAQEQFRQNQQPRGDEPISSNSGDDGEDDGENFSNFGQEPGFVPQPQQQPFVRDGQRDHQQRDNQPTYQRDNQQPREHRERDHRPQPQYQPPQPLNQPQPVVADTGSVDRLPSFITGPQPQVNGAPNGGPGGFEGGGGGERFPRRRRRPHGPRPEREAAPAGSSDEVAPGE, encoded by the coding sequence ATGAGAAACGGTCAGAACAAGCAGCGGATGCGCAACCGCAACAATAATAACAACAACAATAATAATAACCGGCGCGGCCAGAACCCGATGACCCGGGTCTACGAGTCCAACGGGCCCGACATCAAGATCCGCGGCACCGCCTCGCATATCGCTGAAAAGTATCTTCAGCTCGCGCGCGATGCGCGCTCCTCCGGCGACCCCGTGGCAGCCGAGAACTACTACCAGCACGCCGAGCATTATTTCCGCCTGATCGCGACGGCCCAGGAACAGTTCCGCCAGAACCAGCAACCGCGCGGCGACGAGCCGATCAGCAGCAACAGCGGCGACGATGGCGAGGACGACGGCGAGAATTTCTCGAACTTCGGCCAGGAGCCGGGATTCGTCCCGCAGCCGCAGCAGCAACCCTTCGTTCGTGATGGCCAGCGCGATCATCAGCAGCGTGACAACCAGCCGACCTATCAGCGCGACAACCAGCAGCCGCGCGAGCATCGCGAACGCGACCACCGTCCGCAGCCGCAATATCAGCCGCCGCAGCCGCTGAACCAGCCCCAGCCCGTGGTTGCCGATACCGGCAGCGTCGATCGCCTGCCCTCCTTCATCACCGGCCCGCAGCCGCAGGTGAACGGCGCCCCGAATGGCGGTCCGGGCGGCTTCGAGGGCGGTGGCGGTGGCGAGCGCTTCCCGCGCCGGCGTCGCCGGCCGCACGGCCCGCGTCCCGAGCGCGAAGCCGCTCCGGCCGGCTCGAGCGACGAAGTCGCCCCCGGCGAGTAG
- the prmC gene encoding peptide chain release factor N(5)-glutamine methyltransferase: MSTPFTGLSIESARRALAAQLKAAQLDEAELDARILLGAAVGLDLTGLIAQASRLLTEAEALRLAQHAQRRIAGEPVARILGVREFWGLPFRLSEATLVPRPDTETVVELTLEIFRERKTPHPPRIADIGTGSGAILLALLHEIPGAFGVGTDLSLTALKTAKGNAASLGLAGRSAFLACSYAAALRGPFDLIVSNPPYIPSGEIPTLSIEVREHDPHLALDGGNDGYDAYRALIPQAAERLAPGGALIVEAGRGQARDIEALMTAAGLAVDRPPRADLAGIPRAVSARKMPP, encoded by the coding sequence GTGAGCACTCCCTTCACCGGACTATCGATCGAGAGCGCGCGCCGCGCGCTGGCCGCGCAGCTGAAGGCCGCGCAACTCGACGAAGCCGAGCTCGATGCCCGTATCCTGCTCGGCGCGGCGGTCGGCCTCGACCTCACCGGCCTGATTGCACAGGCCAGCCGGCTCCTCACTGAGGCCGAGGCATTGCGTCTCGCGCAGCATGCGCAACGCCGCATCGCCGGTGAGCCGGTGGCGCGGATTCTCGGCGTCAGGGAGTTCTGGGGCCTGCCGTTCCGGCTCTCGGAAGCAACCCTGGTCCCGCGTCCCGATACCGAGACCGTGGTCGAGCTCACACTCGAGATTTTTCGCGAACGGAAGACACCTCACCCGCCGCGCATCGCCGACATCGGCACCGGATCCGGCGCGATCCTGCTCGCGTTGCTGCATGAAATTCCCGGCGCCTTCGGCGTCGGCACCGATCTCAGCCTCACCGCGCTCAAAACCGCGAAAGGCAATGCCGCTTCTCTCGGCCTCGCCGGCCGCTCGGCTTTCCTGGCCTGCTCCTATGCTGCGGCGCTACGCGGCCCGTTCGATCTCATCGTGTCGAACCCGCCCTACATTCCCTCTGGGGAAATTCCGACCTTGAGCATCGAGGTGCGCGAGCATGATCCGCATCTGGCGCTTGACGGCGGCAATGACGGCTATGACGCCTATCGCGCGTTGATCCCGCAGGCAGCCGAACGGCTCGCGCCCGGCGGGGCCTTGATCGTCGAGGCCGGACGGGGCCAGGCGCGGGATATCGAGGCCTTGATGACGGCCGCCGGGTTAGCGGTGGACAGGCCGCCCAGGGCGGATCTGGCAGGCATTCCACGGGCGGTTTCGGCCCGAAAAATGCCCCCATAA